In the Nitrospinota bacterium genome, CTGTCAGTATGTTTCCCTCAAAAAATGTTTTCCCCTTAAAGGGGATACCCGGCGCGGATCGAAAATTAATTCCGCGCCTCCCTTCGCCGCCGCGCCTTTTCAAAAGCTAGACGGTTTTCCCGCTTTATTCGGTGAATAAAGCGGGCTGTGCGGGTTTGGAAGGCCGATGCCGGAAATTATTTTGCCAGCACCTTTTCGCCGGGGGCGAGGGGAGCTTCCGGGGCGGGGGCTTCGGCCTTGGTGTTTTTCGCGCTCAACTGCAAATCCTTGATCTGTTCCTTGTAACGTTCGGTGATCGCCCGCGCTTCTTCTTCCGAGCCGATCACATGCGGGGTCAGCAGGATCAGCAGTTCGGTTTTGGAGGAGGTTTTGCTGTTGGTGCCGAAGAGCCAGCCGAGGAACGGGATATCGGAAAGCCACGGGATGCCTGATTTGCCCCCCCCTTTCTGCTCGCTGATCATGCCGCCCAGGATGAGCGTTTCGCGGTTCTTCACCACGATGCTGCTTTTGGCCTGACGGCGCAGCAACGGCATGGCGGATATTCCCAGCGCCTTGAATTCCGCCTTGCGCCCGTCGTCGATCTGGCTGATTTCCTGATCCACGATGAGCGAAACGAAGCTTTGTTCGTTGATCTTCGGGGTGACGGAAAGCCGGATGCCGACCGAGCGGTACTGGATGTTCTGGGCGGTGGCGCCGGTCTGCGTGGTGGTGATGGTGGAGATCGGCACTTCGTTGGTGATGTCGATGGAGGCGGCCTTGTTGTTGGAGGTCATCAGGATCGGGCTTGCCTTGATGTCGAGCTTCGATTGGGTGGCCAGCGTGTGGAGCAACCCCATCACGTTGGTGCTGTTGCGGGCGAAGACCGAGAGGCCCTGCGCGCTCCCCACCGGGTTGAAGGCGGTGTTTCCCAGGTTCGCCGCCACGTTGGTGGCGCCGGAGGGGGAGAGGCCCCCCAGGTTGTTGGCGACAGAGCTTTCGCTGCCGCCGCCGGAGGACGCCATGGCCCATTCGAGGCCGAATTCCAGGTTGTCGGAAAGCTGGATTTCGGCGATGAGCACTTCGATCAGCACCTGCTGCGGCATCTGGTCAAGCCGCTTCAGCGTCTCCCCGATGATCTGGAAATTGCGCTCGGCCGTGCGGATGATGATGGAATTGGTGTCCGGGTGGTGCAGGATCAATACCGGGCCTTCCACCATGGCCGGGCCGGCCGCCGCTTGCGCGTTCGCTTTTTGTTTTTTGTCGTCCACATAAAGCTGGCGCAAAATGCCGGCCAGGTTCTCCGCGTCGCCGTGCTGCACATGATAGATGTGGGTGGTCACTTCGGCGCTGCCGATGGAGCCGGTGTCGAGCTTGTCCAGCCATTCCTTGATGCCGGGGTAGAGGTTGGGGAAGGGATTGACCATCAGGATGCTGTTGAGCCGGTCAAGCGGCAGGAAGACGATTCCCTGCGCGGGGGGCGGTTTCACGTAGCCCATGGTGGCGTAGACGGCGGTCAGCTCCTGCGCCACCTCGCCGGCGCCGGCGTTTTTCAGGTCGAAGAGCTTCACCTGCATGGTGTCCAGCGAATCGACGTCGATGGCGCGGGAAAGGCTTTCGATCTCCGGCAGTTTGGTGCCGCGTTCGACCACCAGCAGCATGTTTTGGCGCTGGAGCACCGTGGCGGACGCCTCCTTGGAGAGGAACGGCTTGATGAGTTCAAGTATCTGGTCGGCTCCCACATAATTGAAGGTGAGTATCTGGATGGCGTAGCGGTCGCGCGCGGCGAATTCGTTGGGGGCGGGATCCTTGTAGACCTGCAACGGCTCCTTGATGGCCGCGGCCGCGGGGAGGAAGCGCCAGTAGTTGCCGATCTTCACGCGGGTGATGCCGTTGAGGATCAGCAGTTGGTCCAAAAGGTCGATTGCGCCGGCCACCGGTATTTTGTTGAGCGTCCGGATGGTGACGAATCCCTTGATGTCCTGCTCGATGATGTAATTCATGTTGAGCAGCTCGCATATGTTTTTGATCACTTCGCGTATCGGGGCCGACTCGAAGTTGAGCGCCATGGATTGCCCGTTTTCCCCTTGCCGCCGCGCATCGGCGGCGGGAGTGACGGCGGCGCCGCTTTGCCGGTCGATCTGCTGGCGCGGAATGCCGGCCGGCGCGCCCGGGGGCGGGGCGGGAAGCGGCGCGGCCTGTTGCAGGGTGACGGGAGGGCTTGACTGCGCGCCGGATATTGAAAGGTTTTCCCCGTGCGCGCCGTGTGACGGCAGCAGACACATCGCGGCGGCCACCGCCGCCGGCATCCAATTGAGCGAACGCCGCACCTCTAATACCCCCTTTTAGCGTCAGCCATAAATTTCGGTTATCTTAACACAGAGTATCCCCCCCGCCGTGAAGAATAGCGGCGCGGAAAAAAAGCGCCATGCCCCTTTCATCCCCGGCCCGCTTGCGGCTACACTGTACGAATCATGGCTGACGCAAAAGAAGGTTTATTCACGCGGCTCAGAAAGGGGCTGGCGAAAACCCATGACGCGCTCGTGGGGAAAATCGCCGCCGTCACCGGCCGGATGCATCTTGACGATGCGTTGCTGGAAGAGCTGGAATACGCCCTCATCGCCGCCGATACCGGGATGCCCACCACGATGGAACTCATAAACCAACTGAAAGCGGCGGTGAAAAACAAGGAACTGACCTCTGTCGAAGGGGTACGCCCCTTTCTGGCCCGGCGGATACAGACGATGATGACCGTGCCGCCCATCGGGACGTCCGGGGCCAAGCCCCATGTGATCCTGATGATCGGCGTGAACGGCGCGGGAAAAACCACCACCATCGGCAAACTG is a window encoding:
- the gspD gene encoding type II secretion system secretin GspD; this encodes MRRSLNWMPAAVAAAMCLLPSHGAHGENLSISGAQSSPPVTLQQAAPLPAPPPGAPAGIPRQQIDRQSGAAVTPAADARRQGENGQSMALNFESAPIREVIKNICELLNMNYIIEQDIKGFVTIRTLNKIPVAGAIDLLDQLLILNGITRVKIGNYWRFLPAAAAIKEPLQVYKDPAPNEFAARDRYAIQILTFNYVGADQILELIKPFLSKEASATVLQRQNMLLVVERGTKLPEIESLSRAIDVDSLDTMQVKLFDLKNAGAGEVAQELTAVYATMGYVKPPPAQGIVFLPLDRLNSILMVNPFPNLYPGIKEWLDKLDTGSIGSAEVTTHIYHVQHGDAENLAGILRQLYVDDKKQKANAQAAAGPAMVEGPVLILHHPDTNSIIIRTAERNFQIIGETLKRLDQMPQQVLIEVLIAEIQLSDNLEFGLEWAMASSGGGSESSVANNLGGLSPSGATNVAANLGNTAFNPVGSAQGLSVFARNSTNVMGLLHTLATQSKLDIKASPILMTSNNKAASIDITNEVPISTITTTQTGATAQNIQYRSVGIRLSVTPKINEQSFVSLIVDQEISQIDDGRKAEFKALGISAMPLLRRQAKSSIVVKNRETLILGGMISEQKGGGKSGIPWLSDIPFLGWLFGTNSKTSSKTELLILLTPHVIGSEEEARAITERYKEQIKDLQLSAKNTKAEAPAPEAPLAPGEKVLAK